The DNA window CTGGTGCTAACCTCAAACCTGCCCcacctgtgctgaaaacagttGGAAACCTGAAGTTGCCTCTCCCTTCCGTTTGTACAATCATGTGCAGACTGAGGTGGCATTTGCATGAATTCTACCAGGGAACACAGAAACATCAATGCACAGCATAGCTGCTGCAGGTGACCTGTCCTGTGCTTAAGGGAGTAGGAAACTGGAAAAGAGGTGCTTTCTGCAAGCTGGAAActgtattctgtgtttctaaacAGAGCTTGTGTGTTCCcagtttctaactgcttcttccaattcagggtcacgggggagctggagtctatcccagcaagcaatgggcacaaggcagggtacatcctgggcgggacgccagtccatcacagggccacacacagacacccactccagggccagttttacccagaagccaatcaacctaccagtacgtctttggcccgcgggaggaaactggagcgccTTCGAGGAAACCCACGCACACCTGGGGAGAacctacaaactccacacagacagcaccccgggcaATGAACGCAGGACCCCGGCGGGCAAGGCAGCAATGGGGGTCCCACAGAGACCAGCCACAGCAGCAGAGTGACTTCCTGGTGGGCGTCGCCGTGCAGGGGAGGGGCGGGGGGTCTCCATGGAAACGAGGAAGTGGCTGAAATCCCCTCCTTTTCATTGGCTGACGGGGGGGGGGGTAACAGGAAATGAAAGACAGAAAAGATCCTCCTTCGCCAGCCCCGACTCGGCACCCGAGCCCGGCGCTGGGACGGCAGTTCCGCGCGCCCCCCCCCGCCCCACGGGGGCCTCGCTCAGGCCAGGGGCCAGCCCTCCTGGCCGAAGACCAGCTCCACGGCCTCGTCCACGTCCCGGGCCACCAGGGCGGGCTCCACCAGGCTGGGGTCGAAGCGGAAGTCGCGGTGGCCGTGGAAGACCCTCTCGGTGACGCTCTGCCGGGGGTCCTGGGGCAGGTCCCGctggccgccgccgccgccgcccccatACACACCCGTGCACACCAGGACTGAGACGCAGCACTCCGCCAGGCACCTCCCGAGGGCCTCGGGCCCCCCCGCCGCCTCTGGCGGGGCCCCCTGCGCCTCCGCCAGCCGCGCCCCCTTCAGCTGGgcctccagcgccccctgcaggtagCGGTTGTACAGGTTGGCGCCGTAGATGTCCGCCATGGGGTTGTCCCTGTGAAGACGGAGTGAGAGGAGAGCCCCGTTTCAGCGCTGTTTTTCCACTCCAGGGTTAGAGAGAATCGGCCTTCCAAACCGCGACACAAGAAAGATGTCCGCGAGAGCGCCCACGAATGACAACGCGAGcatcccttcctgctcactagtccctgagGCACCGACTGAGGCGCTGTGATGGACGCGCGGAGAAGGACAGGTTGTGGCAGCAGGCGTCTCACCGCAGAGATTTTGCGATGTGCTGCAAATGCTGCGGTGTGCATTCCAAACCACAACGAACGTAAAATGTCCACGAGAGTTCCCACGAATGACAACGTgaggcggcccttcctgctcactagtccctgtagcGTGATGTAATATCCACAGTAACTTGTTCAATCTGCAGTTTATACCACAAAATAGACATTTCCAGGTATAGGCAGCGcccattatattatatataataagatcagatcactttattggccagatACAATGTCCAGCATGAGGAATGTATCTTttctcagaccccagcttgctctccaggagacacacagacagggagagagaagctgggggtcagagggcAGGGTCGGCCAtctatacggcgcccctggagcagctggggtgaagggcctcgctcaggggccccaagggagtaggattcctctgctgggccgcgggattcgaaccggcaacctcccggCCCCAGGCGCAGGTCCCGAGCCACAATTGCCACCGCTCCGTGTAAAGCATAACGAAGCACCAACCAGCAGCCGCAAAGGGGATCTAcggggaagtgcatttaaaactgggaGCAAAGGAGgcacctctttacacaaaggatggtgggagggtggaacaagctgcccagccacgttGTTGAAGCCCCTTCTttggctgaatgagatcctcgGATCACTACACCATGAGAGTTTGCTTTCCTCCTCCCGTGCAGGAGCCCCCGATTGTAAGCCCGCGTACACGGTGTAAACACACATTTCGATCCTATCCGGCGCGGCTCACCCAATAGCATAGAGTCGGACGACGGGCTCGGTCCACCCTCTGGCCTCCGCCTGCTGCCTGACCAGGAGCTCGGCGTAGTTGTACGTCACCAGGCTGGGCTTCCCGATCAGAGCCTCGTACTTCAGCTCCCGGCCCGTGACCTTCTGGTAGATGTGCTCCAGGCAAACCAGGAACGTCCCGTGTCCGAACCTGAGGGCGACATGGGGAGCCGGGCCCCGTCAGGGGGGCGTGGAACCCGGACCGACGCGAGGGGGGCAAGGCTTGGAAATTTAGCGAGAGCTGAGGTGCCTCTCAAGTCTCCCGTTTTCACGGGAATCCAATCTTCTCGTTGTCTCCTTTGCCTACAGCACATTTCACTTAGGAATCTCCCAGACTGGCCAGTGGCCGTGtccccctgcagctcccagctgacacaccccactggagcccagcaggtgggagcctggccagtacctggaggggagactcctggggaaaactaaggttgctgctggaagaggtgtgagtggggccagcagggggcgctcaccctgcggtctgtgtgggtcctgatgccccagtatagtgacggggacactagactgtaaaaaggaaccatcttttggatgagacaaaaaccgaggtcctgactctctgtggtcattaaaaaccccagggtgtctctcgagaagagtaggggtgttaccccagtgtcctggccaaatttcccccctgacctttacccctcatggcctcctaataacccccctctctgaactagctccatccctctgctctcctccccactgagagctggtgtgtgggagaggactggagcatcatccaggtgggggctgcacactggtgggggcagtgggattccccctgacctgtagagctctgagtggagggtccagaaaagtgctatataagcatAAGAATTATTTACACTGGGTAAACTCCCTCAAATACCACCTGATGGCTAATCAGAGTCCTACATCTCTAGCATGGCATCTTGTACAGCGGACAGCCCGACAAGCACGAACGATGCACGTTGATTGAATGGTGGTGCATTGATCAGCATCGAACTAGGGCCATGGAattagttcctggggtgctgtctgtgtggagcttgcatgttgcCTCAGTGTTTGtgtggtgctctggtttcctcccacagtccaaacccATGCTGGCTTCTGGGGAATTGGCCCTggcttgtgtgtgtggggtgtggtggtgtgtgtgtgtgtgtgtgtgtcgtgtgtgtgtgtggggtggtgtggtggtgtgtgtgtgggtgggggtgtggggtgtggggtgtggtggtgtgtgtgggggtgtggtggtgtgtgggtgtgggagTGTGGGGTGTGGGGTGTGGGTGGGAGTGTGgggtgtggggtgtgtgtgggggtgtgtgtgggggtgtggggtctgagatggactggtgtccttcccagggtgtaccctgccctgcgccccttgcttgctgggataggttcctgCTCCCCCCAGCGCCCCTGTGCTGGATgaagtggtcagaaaatggatcCGGAGGCAGACTTGGTCCCTGCCGGCCTGACCTTGGGTTCTTGGCCTCGGCCATCCACATGAGATCCATGTTGCAGGCCAGCACCGGGATGTGGGGGTAAGGCAGCGACGTCACAGGATCCCCTGGCCGGCCGTGGGTCAGGAGCAGGTCCACGATCAGCTGCAGGTTCGTCTCCCACCGGATCGGCTCTCCGAAGAGGATCACAGCTGGCAAGGAAAAGCAAAGACGcaggtctgtgtggagtttcccTGGGAGCACGGGACTTCCCTCCTGCCTTCTCCGCACGCTGTTGTCAGGAGTAAGTGGCTTCCTGATAACGTACACCAggacctgcgcctgtggctgggaggttgccggttcgaatcacgcggcccagcagaggaatcctactccgtgggGGCCCCCTGATctaggcccttcaccccagctgctccaggggcgccgtataaatggctgaccctgcgctctgaccccccagcttctctctccctgtctgtgtgtctcatggagagcaggctggggtctgagaaaagacacattcctcatgTGAGACATTGTGTCTGGCCAATagagtgatctgatctgaagtGTTCTTATCTCATGTCCTGCTTCAATAAAAACTGCTCCCCTCAGCCCTGCCTTCGCCCTGTGGGACAGCGATGGAACTCTGGGACGCCCTGTGTCCGCTTCATTATCGTTAATACCCAAGGATGTCTGATGTGGGCACCTGGGAGGAAACCTTGTTGGGGAACGATACCGGGAAGCTCACAGAAAGATTTCTGCAGAGAAGCGGTCATCCAGGAAATGAGGTCCTACAAGAACTTGGGAACTGTTACTGGAACTGCAGGGGCAGAGAAGCTTCCGGTTTCAAATACCTTCGATGGCAGGGAAGTCCTTAGCTGGCTCCACCTGAAAGAAGGGAATAA is part of the Lepisosteus oculatus isolate fLepOcu1 chromosome 7, fLepOcu1.hap2, whole genome shotgun sequence genome and encodes:
- the LOC102693954 gene encoding haloacid dehalogenase-like hydrolase domain-containing 5, giving the protein MFHARLGVWRRLARCGAGAAAESRRFVSVAAHRSCSSHPSFGLLFDIDGVLVRGRTPIPAAKTCFQKLVDGAGRFRVPVVFVTNAGNCLRQAKAEELSHLLDVEVSADQVMLSHSPLRMFTQYHEKCVLVSGQGAVTEVARNLGFQKVVTIERLREAYPLLDVVDHHRRPRDQVEPAKDFPAIEAVILFGEPIRWETNLQLIVDLLLTHGRPGDPVTSLPYPHIPVLACNMDLMWMAEAKNPRFGHGTFLVCLEHIYQKVTGRELKYEALIGKPSLVTYNYAELLVRQQAEARGWTEPVVRLYAIGDNPMADIYGANLYNRYLQGALEAQLKGARLAEAQGAPPEAAGGPEALGRCLAECCVSVLVCTGVYGGGGGGGQRDLPQDPRQSVTERVFHGHRDFRFDPSLVEPALVARDVDEAVELVFGQEGWPLA